One region of Edaphobacter bradus genomic DNA includes:
- a CDS encoding c-type cytochrome — MRSAENREQGVGSSVLKLNKLAGFGAMAATLVLAGCRQDMHDQPKFFPQRGTSFYADGRSVRPQVANTVARNQLHENSYFYTGLVDGKEGNEMPFPVTLQVLQRGQERYNVYCTPCHSRVGNGAGMIVERGYAQAGNFHTARLEAAPLGHFFNVISNGYGAMPDYSAQVAPADRWAIVAYIKALQLSQNATEADVAPGAHVESMKNIADREGLPESFAGEWTVPATAVTGTPDGQPLVLPSPGAGASGKGAAPAAAKTPAAAAQQQ; from the coding sequence ATGCGAAGTGCAGAGAATAGGGAACAGGGAGTAGGGAGTAGCGTGCTGAAACTCAACAAACTCGCGGGATTTGGTGCGATGGCGGCGACTTTGGTTCTCGCCGGATGCCGGCAGGACATGCACGACCAGCCGAAGTTCTTCCCGCAGCGCGGCACCTCCTTTTACGCTGACGGCCGCTCGGTGCGTCCGCAGGTGGCCAACACCGTGGCTCGCAACCAGCTCCACGAGAACTCGTACTTCTACACCGGTTTGGTCGACGGCAAGGAGGGCAACGAGATGCCCTTCCCGGTGACGCTGCAGGTGCTCCAGCGGGGGCAGGAGCGGTACAACGTGTACTGCACGCCTTGTCACTCGCGCGTGGGCAACGGCGCGGGAATGATTGTCGAGCGTGGCTACGCGCAGGCGGGAAATTTTCACACGGCACGGCTTGAGGCCGCTCCGCTGGGGCACTTCTTCAACGTCATCAGCAATGGCTACGGTGCGATGCCTGACTACTCGGCGCAGGTGGCCCCCGCAGACCGCTGGGCCATCGTCGCGTACATCAAGGCGCTGCAGTTGAGCCAGAATGCAACCGAAGCGGACGTCGCGCCGGGAGCTCACGTCGAGTCGATGAAGAATATCGCCGACCGCGAGGGTCTGCCTGAGTCCTTCGCCGGGGAGTGGACCGTTCCTGCAACCGCAGTGACGGGCACGCCCGACGGTCAACCCCTGGTCCTTCCCTCCCCGGGCGCCGGAGCGTCGGGCAAGGGAGCGGCGCCGGCCGCAGCCAAGACTCCGGCCGCAGCAGCACAGCAGCAATAA
- a CDS encoding cytochrome c oxidase subunit 3 family protein, with protein MDNATTVVAMQPPAAVDEHEHVSLPQHRHHFETEEQQREAGTFGMWLFLLTEIMFFGGLFFSYLLYRNWYNPAFVAASNQLSIPLGTANTAVLITSGFFMALAVWAAEMKKKSLLVLFLVLTTLFGVVFLGVKYFEYKEKWEKHHIPGEHFDISEFVNPPRDVKTGKLVEEPLPPDMAQKTQVFFSLYFAMTGMHALHMIIGVGLLLWLIPRSQRGDFTAGYVAPIENFALYWHFVDIVWIFLFPLLYLINRHPV; from the coding sequence TTGGATAACGCGACTACTGTAGTAGCAATGCAACCTCCCGCCGCCGTCGACGAGCACGAACACGTCTCGCTGCCGCAGCACCGTCATCATTTCGAGACGGAGGAGCAGCAGCGCGAGGCCGGCACATTCGGCATGTGGCTCTTCCTGCTGACGGAGATCATGTTCTTCGGTGGGCTGTTCTTTTCGTACTTGTTGTACCGCAACTGGTACAACCCGGCCTTCGTAGCGGCGTCGAACCAGCTGAGCATACCGCTGGGCACGGCCAACACGGCAGTGCTGATCACGTCAGGCTTTTTCATGGCGCTTGCAGTGTGGGCAGCCGAAATGAAGAAGAAGAGCCTGTTGGTGCTCTTCCTGGTTCTGACAACACTCTTCGGCGTGGTCTTCCTTGGCGTGAAGTACTTCGAGTACAAGGAGAAGTGGGAGAAGCACCACATTCCTGGCGAGCACTTCGACATCTCGGAGTTCGTCAATCCTCCAAGGGACGTGAAGACGGGCAAGCTTGTTGAAGAGCCGCTGCCTCCGGATATGGCGCAGAAGACGCAGGTGTTCTTCTCGCTGTACTTCGCGATGACCGGAATGCACGCGCTGCACATGATCATCGGCGTTGGGTTGCTGCTATGGTTGATCCCACGGTCGCAGCGGGGTGACTTTACCGCGGGGTACGTGGCTCCGATAGAAAACTTCGCGTTGTACTGGCACTTCGTCGATATTGTGTGGATCTTCCTTTTCCCGCTGCTGTACCTGATCAACCGACACCCCGTTTAG
- a CDS encoding SCO family protein — protein sequence MKIWRTIRGGWQAAALVCALAVAPLSAQVSSYGDKQSGENSGDQLPQILQKVGVSQHLNQQLPLDSQFIDETGKQVSLGDYFGKRPAILTLVYYSCPMLCSEEMDGLSGALEMVHLTPGKDFDVIVISIDPGDTPADGAKKKAYYLKRYGHPETAAGWHFLTGQRPAIDAVTDAVGFGYVRVPGPDGKLTQFAHASSIELVTPTGKLAQYYLGVEYSPKDMLLGLVEASGNKIGSPVANILTYCYHYDPQTNKHSLIVARVVQLGGMVTVAGLGGFMFLMFRKDLKLGRDHDLTKKENG from the coding sequence ATGAAGATCTGGCGGACAATTCGGGGTGGTTGGCAAGCGGCGGCTTTGGTCTGCGCGCTAGCCGTTGCGCCGCTGTCTGCTCAGGTTTCGAGCTATGGCGACAAGCAGAGCGGCGAGAACTCGGGCGATCAGTTGCCTCAGATTCTGCAGAAGGTAGGCGTCTCGCAACACCTGAACCAGCAGCTTCCGCTGGATTCGCAGTTTATCGATGAGACGGGCAAGCAGGTTAGTCTAGGAGACTACTTCGGCAAGCGCCCTGCAATTCTGACGCTGGTGTACTACAGCTGTCCGATGCTGTGCTCCGAGGAAATGGACGGTCTCTCGGGCGCGTTGGAGATGGTGCATCTCACGCCGGGCAAAGACTTCGACGTGATCGTGATCAGCATCGACCCGGGCGATACACCTGCCGACGGCGCAAAGAAGAAGGCGTACTACCTGAAGCGTTATGGGCATCCTGAGACGGCGGCAGGCTGGCACTTCCTCACCGGGCAGCGTCCGGCGATCGACGCGGTGACCGACGCAGTCGGATTCGGCTACGTTCGCGTACCGGGCCCGGACGGCAAGCTGACACAGTTTGCGCACGCCAGTTCGATTGAACTGGTTACACCCACCGGCAAGCTTGCACAGTACTACCTCGGCGTGGAGTACTCGCCCAAGGATATGCTGCTGGGGCTCGTCGAGGCCTCGGGCAACAAGATTGGTTCTCCGGTCGCGAACATCCTGACCTACTGCTATCACTATGACCCGCAGACCAACAAGCACTCGCTGATCGTCGCGCGCGTGGTGCAGCTTGGCGGAATGGTCACGGTGGCAGGTCTGGGCGGATTCATGTTCCTGATGTTCCGCAAGGATTTGAAGCTTGGGCGCGACCACGATTTGACGAAGAAAGAGAATGGATAA
- the nrfD gene encoding NrfD/PsrC family molybdoenzyme membrane anchor subunit, with amino-acid sequence MATKTPINDPMIDPRTGEYAVITPGHTFKSVTQKLAGLVLTSNTPLGWFFGLIVAAGIAQGVVIGCTWLFLKGVGIWGVTMPGAWGFAIINFVWWIGIGHAGTLISAILLLFKQTWRNSINRFAEAMTIFAVVCAGMFPLIHVGRPWVSYWLFPYPNTMNVWPQFRSPLAWDVFAVSTYATISIVFWYMGMIPDFGTLRDRAKMPFAKYFYGLLSLGWRGSTRHWIRFETASLLLAGLSTPLVLSVHTVISFDFAVAALAGWHTTIFPPYFVAGAVYSGFAMVLTLAIPIRKFYHLEDLVTLRHLDNMAKVMLATGSIVAYGYGMEVFMSWYSASHWEFFMMWNRMFGPMGWAYWILILTNIAIPLTTLWSRKLRVNVGYLFFLSFVVNTGMWFERFVIVVTSLYREYLPSSWGTYTATKWDYMIFIGTWGLFTFLFLLFVRFLPMIPMSEIRMMLPHTKITRRGANAETVSEELT; translated from the coding sequence ATGGCGACCAAAACTCCCATCAATGACCCGATGATTGACCCGCGTACAGGCGAGTACGCGGTCATCACGCCGGGGCATACCTTCAAGTCGGTGACGCAGAAACTCGCCGGCCTGGTGCTGACGTCGAACACTCCGCTGGGCTGGTTCTTTGGCCTGATCGTGGCGGCCGGCATCGCGCAGGGCGTGGTGATCGGGTGCACGTGGCTGTTTTTGAAGGGCGTCGGAATCTGGGGCGTCACGATGCCGGGCGCCTGGGGATTCGCAATCATCAACTTTGTGTGGTGGATCGGTATCGGCCACGCCGGTACGCTGATCTCGGCCATTCTCCTGCTGTTCAAGCAGACGTGGCGCAACTCGATCAACCGCTTCGCCGAAGCGATGACGATCTTCGCCGTGGTCTGCGCCGGCATGTTCCCGCTGATCCACGTCGGCCGCCCGTGGGTGAGCTACTGGCTGTTCCCTTACCCGAACACGATGAACGTCTGGCCGCAGTTCCGCTCGCCGCTGGCGTGGGACGTTTTCGCGGTCTCGACCTACGCGACGATCTCGATTGTCTTCTGGTATATGGGCATGATCCCGGACTTCGGGACGCTGCGCGACCGCGCGAAGATGCCGTTCGCCAAGTACTTCTACGGCCTGCTCTCGCTGGGCTGGCGCGGATCGACGCGGCACTGGATCCGGTTTGAGACGGCTTCCCTACTGCTGGCGGGCCTTTCGACGCCGCTGGTGCTCTCTGTACATACGGTCATCAGCTTCGACTTCGCTGTGGCGGCGCTTGCAGGGTGGCACACGACGATCTTTCCGCCCTACTTCGTCGCCGGCGCTGTGTACTCCGGCTTCGCGATGGTTCTGACGCTGGCGATTCCGATCCGCAAGTTCTACCACCTGGAAGACCTGGTGACGCTGCGCCACCTGGACAACATGGCGAAGGTCATGCTGGCGACGGGCTCGATCGTGGCCTACGGGTACGGCATGGAGGTCTTCATGAGCTGGTACTCGGCCAGCCACTGGGAGTTCTTCATGATGTGGAACCGTATGTTCGGGCCGATGGGCTGGGCGTACTGGATCCTGATCCTGACCAATATCGCGATCCCGCTGACCACGCTGTGGTCGCGCAAGCTGCGCGTGAATGTGGGATACCTGTTCTTCCTGTCGTTCGTCGTAAACACGGGCATGTGGTTTGAGCGATTCGTCATCGTTGTGACCAGCCTCTATCGCGAGTACCTGCCGTCGAGCTGGGGAACCTACACGGCGACGAAGTGGGACTACATGATCTTCATTGGAACGTGGGGTCTGTTTACCTTCCTGTTCCTCCTGTTTGTCCGGTTCCTTCCCATGATTCCGATGTCGGAGATCCGGATGATGCTGCCGCATACCAAGATCACGCGTCGCGGAGCAAATGCTGAGACCGTAAGCGAGGAGCTGACCTAA
- a CDS encoding cytochrome c oxidase subunit I, translating to MSATSSTIVNLPDQTTATLPKRNYINAEDGMLSWLLTGDHKRIAILYLISITFFFFIGGAFAGLIRLELLTPQPDLVASDTYNKLFSMHGIVMIFLFLVPSVPATIGNFVLPIMIGAKDLAFPKINLLSWYLYWIGGLFTLAALVLGGVDTGWTFTTPLSTHYLNTHVVTAGLGVFIIGFSSIFTGLNFIVTIHRMRAPGMTWFRLPLFVWSNYAASILMVLGTPVLAITLVLVVLERTIGIGVFDPTKGGDPLLFQHLFWFYSHPAVYIMILPGMGVISEVISTFSRKRVFGYTAVAFSSVAIALFAFFVWAHHMFIMGVSNYSALVFSLLTMLVAVPSAIKVFNWSFTMQKGSVTFETPMLYAFGFLGLFTIGGMTGVFLGSLGMDIHLTETYFIVAHFHFVMVGGMLMAFLAGIHFWWPKMTGRMYPESLSKLAAVTTFIGFNLTFLPQFVLGYLGMPRRYHAYPPEFQVLNVLSTAGATVLGVGYLLPLLYLGWSLKYGAIAGNNPWQATGLEWQIQSPPLTENFIETPVVDYEAYDYEWLANKTQNEVTTVG from the coding sequence ATGAGCGCAACCAGTTCAACCATCGTCAACCTGCCCGACCAGACCACAGCTACCCTGCCGAAGCGGAACTACATCAACGCTGAGGACGGCATGCTGAGCTGGCTGCTGACTGGCGACCACAAGCGCATCGCGATCCTGTACCTGATCTCGATCACGTTCTTCTTCTTTATCGGTGGCGCGTTCGCGGGCCTGATTCGTCTGGAGCTGCTGACCCCTCAGCCTGACCTGGTGGCGTCGGACACCTACAACAAGCTCTTCTCGATGCACGGCATCGTGATGATCTTCCTATTCCTGGTGCCATCGGTTCCGGCGACGATCGGCAACTTTGTGCTGCCCATCATGATCGGCGCAAAGGACCTGGCCTTCCCGAAGATTAACCTGTTGAGCTGGTACCTGTATTGGATCGGCGGTCTCTTTACGCTGGCCGCACTCGTTCTCGGCGGCGTCGACACAGGCTGGACCTTCACGACTCCGCTCTCGACGCACTACCTGAACACGCACGTGGTCACTGCCGGGCTGGGAGTCTTCATCATCGGGTTCTCCTCCATCTTCACGGGTCTCAACTTCATCGTGACGATTCACAGGATGCGCGCGCCTGGCATGACGTGGTTCCGCCTGCCGCTGTTTGTGTGGTCCAACTACGCGGCCTCGATCCTGATGGTGCTCGGAACTCCGGTCCTGGCCATCACCCTGGTCCTTGTGGTGCTTGAGCGCACAATCGGCATCGGCGTCTTCGACCCGACCAAGGGCGGCGACCCTCTGCTCTTCCAGCACCTCTTCTGGTTCTACTCGCATCCCGCGGTCTACATCATGATTCTTCCGGGCATGGGCGTGATCTCGGAGGTCATCTCGACCTTCAGCAGGAAGCGCGTGTTTGGCTATACAGCGGTCGCATTCTCCTCGGTGGCCATTGCGCTGTTTGCGTTCTTCGTCTGGGCGCACCACATGTTCATCATGGGCGTCTCGAACTACTCGGCGCTGGTGTTCTCGCTGCTGACGATGCTGGTGGCCGTCCCTTCGGCGATCAAGGTCTTCAACTGGTCCTTCACGATGCAGAAGGGCTCCGTCACCTTTGAGACGCCGATGCTGTATGCGTTCGGCTTCCTCGGGCTGTTCACCATCGGCGGCATGACAGGCGTCTTCCTTGGCTCGCTGGGCATGGACATTCACCTGACTGAGACGTACTTCATCGTGGCGCACTTCCACTTTGTGATGGTGGGCGGTATGCTCATGGCGTTCCTGGCGGGGATCCACTTCTGGTGGCCGAAGATGACGGGCCGGATGTATCCGGAGTCGCTGTCGAAGCTGGCCGCGGTGACGACGTTCATCGGCTTCAACCTGACCTTCCTGCCGCAGTTTGTCCTGGGTTACCTTGGCATGCCGCGCCGCTACCATGCGTACCCGCCGGAGTTCCAGGTGCTGAATGTGCTGTCGACGGCTGGCGCGACAGTGCTGGGCGTGGGCTACCTGCTTCCGCTGCTGTATCTGGGCTGGTCGCTGAAGTATGGCGCTATTGCAGGCAACAACCCGTGGCAGGCCACCGGGCTCGAGTGGCAGATTCAGTCTCCGCCGCTGACCGAGAACTTCATCGAGACGCCGGTCGTGGATTACGAGGCTTACGACTACGAGTGGCTGGCCAACAAGACCCAAAATGAGGTGACGACCGTTGGATAA
- the coxB gene encoding cytochrome c oxidase subunit II: MHISPVLWQFLMKWLTSSALFPREASTIAPQTDALYFFLLLITVIGLVLVGGLVFGFAIRYRQEKSPVAEQIEGSTLLEATWTIIPLALFLICFVWGALLYFRIYNPPTNAMNIYIVGKQWMWKAEHPGGQHEINALHVPMGQPIQLTMISQDVFHSFSIPDFRVKREVIPGRYSTVWFNATTPGTYHIFCTQYCGTKHSGMIGEVTVLTPDDYKKWTENSTSGMSLAQNGERLFASMGCNACHSGSAAARGPNLAGVFGSKLQLTNGSEVLVNDAYLRDAILNPSQHVTAGFAPIMPTYQGQISEEGLIDLVEYIKTLQTNYRVQQTLTTSESNQAAPITPGVVKP; this comes from the coding sequence ATGCATATCAGTCCCGTACTGTGGCAATTTCTGATGAAGTGGCTCACGAGCTCGGCGCTGTTTCCGCGCGAGGCGTCGACGATTGCGCCTCAAACGGATGCGCTGTACTTCTTCCTGCTCCTGATCACGGTGATCGGCCTGGTGCTGGTGGGCGGGCTGGTCTTCGGCTTTGCGATTCGCTACCGCCAGGAGAAGAGCCCGGTGGCCGAGCAGATCGAAGGCTCGACGCTGCTCGAGGCGACGTGGACCATCATCCCGCTGGCCCTGTTCCTCATCTGCTTCGTGTGGGGCGCGCTTCTCTACTTCCGTATCTATAATCCGCCGACCAACGCGATGAACATCTACATCGTCGGCAAACAGTGGATGTGGAAGGCCGAGCATCCCGGCGGGCAGCACGAGATCAACGCGCTGCACGTTCCCATGGGGCAGCCGATCCAGCTGACGATGATCTCGCAGGACGTCTTCCACAGCTTCTCGATCCCCGACTTCCGCGTGAAGCGTGAGGTGATTCCGGGACGCTACTCGACGGTGTGGTTCAACGCGACCACTCCGGGCACGTACCACATCTTCTGCACGCAATACTGCGGCACCAAGCACTCGGGCATGATCGGCGAGGTGACGGTGCTGACACCGGATGACTACAAGAAGTGGACCGAGAATTCGACCAGCGGCATGTCGCTGGCGCAGAACGGCGAGCGACTGTTCGCCAGCATGGGCTGCAACGCCTGCCACTCGGGCAGCGCCGCGGCTCGCGGGCCGAACCTTGCGGGCGTCTTCGGCTCGAAGCTGCAGCTGACAAACGGCTCTGAGGTCCTGGTCAACGACGCGTATCTGCGCGATGCGATTCTGAACCCGTCGCAGCACGTGACTGCGGGCTTCGCGCCCATTATGCCCACCTACCAGGGGCAGATCAGTGAAGAGGGCCTGATCGATCTGGTGGAGTACATCAAAACCCTGCAAACCAACTACCGCGTACAGCAGACGCTGACCACGTCGGAGTCCAACCAAGCGGCGCCGATAACGCCAGGGGTGGTGAAACCATGA
- the prmC gene encoding peptide chain release factor N(5)-glutamine methyltransferase translates to MNLRQALDLASTQLAGRRPAVDRQQRASRDAELLLLHALKISRATLLAHPDRQLSTEELAQYQQSIQRRKQNEPVQYITGQQQFFGLDLHVTGAVLVPRPETEHLVEAVLLHMPSDRPVTIADVGTGSGAIALALAAQLPHAQLTALDSSPAALDIARINAKTNHLEDRIRFLESDLLSALPADASFDAIVSNPPYIPNADRATLDPEVRDFEPATALFAGEDGLDVYRRLIPQAHAALRPSGLLAMEIGHGQRNAIAALLADWHGVTFVNDLQGIPRVALARRPS, encoded by the coding sequence ATGAACCTTCGCCAGGCCCTCGATCTCGCCAGTACCCAGCTCGCAGGCCGTCGCCCTGCCGTCGACCGGCAGCAGCGCGCCTCGCGCGACGCCGAGCTGCTGTTGCTGCACGCCCTGAAGATCTCGCGCGCCACGCTCCTCGCCCACCCCGACCGTCAGCTCTCCACCGAAGAGCTGGCCCAGTATCAGCAGAGCATCCAACGCAGGAAGCAGAATGAGCCGGTGCAGTACATCACCGGCCAGCAGCAGTTCTTCGGGCTTGACCTGCACGTCACCGGCGCTGTGCTGGTCCCGCGGCCCGAGACGGAGCACCTCGTCGAGGCCGTCCTCCTGCATATGCCGAGCGACCGCCCCGTCACCATCGCCGACGTCGGAACCGGCTCGGGAGCCATAGCGCTCGCGCTCGCCGCACAGCTGCCCCACGCGCAACTGACCGCGCTCGACAGCTCCCCGGCGGCACTCGACATCGCGCGCATCAACGCGAAGACCAACCACCTCGAAGACCGCATCCGCTTCCTCGAGTCCGACCTTCTGTCCGCGCTGCCTGCGGACGCCAGCTTCGACGCCATCGTCAGCAACCCGCCCTACATTCCCAACGCCGACCGCGCCACGCTCGACCCCGAGGTCCGCGACTTCGAGCCCGCAACCGCGCTCTTCGCCGGCGAGGATGGCCTCGACGTCTACCGCCGCCTCATCCCCCAGGCCCACGCCGCGCTCCGCCCCAGCGGCCTGCTGGCGATGGAGATAGGTCACGGCCAGCGCAACGCCATAGCAGCCCTGCTCGCAGACTGGCACGGGGTCACCTTCGTCAACGACCTACAGGGCATCCCCCGAGTAGCCCTCGCCCGCCGCCCCTCCTGA
- a CDS encoding DUF3341 domain-containing protein produces MPPREGIYGMLAEFNTPSELVHATEEARRAGYRRMECYTPYPVEEAAEALHFHKNRVPLVCLLGGLMGVTTAFLMETWISVWSYPLNIAGRPLFSWPAFIIPAYEWTILFAGLSACFGMIALNGLPQLYHPVFNAPNFRNGATSDKFFLCLEATDPQFSPTGTRAFLEQFEAVSVVEVDH; encoded by the coding sequence ATGCCGCCGAGAGAGGGAATCTACGGAATGCTGGCGGAGTTCAATACTCCGAGCGAGCTGGTGCATGCGACCGAAGAGGCTCGCCGCGCAGGATACCGGCGCATGGAGTGCTACACGCCTTATCCGGTGGAAGAGGCAGCCGAGGCGTTGCACTTCCACAAAAACCGCGTGCCTCTGGTCTGCCTGCTGGGCGGGTTGATGGGCGTGACGACGGCGTTCCTGATGGAGACATGGATCTCGGTGTGGTCCTATCCGCTGAATATCGCGGGGCGTCCGCTGTTCTCGTGGCCGGCGTTCATCATTCCGGCGTACGAGTGGACGATTCTGTTTGCGGGGCTTTCGGCTTGCTTCGGGATGATCGCGTTGAACGGGCTTCCGCAGCTCTATCATCCGGTCTTCAACGCGCCCAACTTCCGCAACGGCGCGACGTCGGACAAGTTCTTCCTCTGCCTGGAGGCGACGGACCCGCAGTTTTCGCCTACTGGGACGAGGGCGTTTCTTGAGCAGTTCGAGGCGGTCTCAGTGGTGGAGGTCGACCACTAA
- a CDS encoding cytochrome C oxidase subunit IV family protein, whose translation MTEQHFHDPANVTNPEHAEHHIVTPRTYGIVFGTLLVFTGITVWAAFINLGILNPMIALAIACTKAVVVILFFMHVFFQSKLIKMTVAAGFFTFLILITMTLSDYISRAWGLW comes from the coding sequence ATGACTGAGCAGCACTTCCACGATCCAGCGAACGTGACCAACCCGGAGCACGCCGAACATCACATCGTCACGCCGAGGACGTATGGCATCGTCTTTGGCACGCTGCTTGTCTTTACCGGCATCACCGTCTGGGCGGCGTTCATCAACCTCGGGATTCTCAATCCCATGATCGCGCTGGCCATCGCTTGCACCAAGGCGGTGGTCGTCATCTTGTTTTTCATGCACGTGTTCTTTCAGTCGAAGCTGATCAAGATGACGGTCGCGGCGGGGTTCTTCACCTTCCTGATCCTCATCACGATGACGCTTAGCGACTACATCAGCCGCGCGTGGGGACTCTGGTAG